Within the Streptomyces vilmorinianum genome, the region GATGAAGAGGGGGCCGAGGCCCAGGCCGCGCTCCGTCTCCGCGAGGTAGAGGCAGTCCATGTGGAGGTACTCGGTGCCCTCCCAGGTGGAGAGTTCGGGGGCGCAGGTCGAGTAGCCGACGAGGCGGCCGTCGGGGAGCTCGGCCACCAGGCAGCGCAGGCGGGGCGGTTCGGGGCCGAAGAGGAGGCGGGCGAGGCGGTCCGCGAGGCCCGGGGCGGGGGGCGTGGCCTTCTCGTACGCGGCGTGCTCGGCGGCCAGTTCGGCCACCCGCTCCAGGTCCTCCGCCCGCGCGTGGCGGACGCGTGCGGCGTCGTCGTCGTCGGCGGCGGCGGCGGCGGCGGCGGCGCTCAACGGATCTCGCCCTCGGTGACGTCGTCCGCCCACGCCCGGACGCGCTCCGCGGCCGTTCCCGTACCGTCCAGGATCCGGCGTACGAAGGCCTCCCGCTCGTGCGCGAGGACGGCCGCCTCCCAGACGCAGGGCGCGAGGCCCCGCCGCCCCGGGCGCAGCTCCTCCGGGCGCCCCGCGGGGCCCGTCCAGATCGCCAGCTCGGACATGTGCCCCTCGATCCAGCTGTGGACGAGCACATAGTCCCCGTCGCCGCCGGCGTGCAGGATCAGCACGGCGAGGCCCAGCGCTCCGGCATGCCGGCCGAGCGCCAGCTGGTCCGCCGCCACCCGCAGGGCGGGCGCGAGCTCGGCCTCACCGACCGTACGGCCGGGTGCCTCGATCGCGTACACCTTCACGAGCTGCCCGCCGGCCTCCCGTGTCCCCCACGCCCGGGCGGTCCGGGCGTGATGCCCCCGCGCCAGCGCCAGCAGCGCCGCCTCGTCCACGAGATCCGTCATGCCGTCCATCATGCCCGGCCCCACTGACACCGAGAGCGAACGTCCTTGGATCCAGGCCGGGTTGCGTGAATGCTGGGGGGACACATCACGGACCCCGGAGGCGTTCCATGACCGCGGAGCACGAGAACACCCTGTACGAGGCCGTGGGCGGCGCCGACGCGCTCCGCCGGCTCTCGGACACCTTCTACGAGTCGGTCCTGGCCGACCCCCTGCTCGCGCCCGTCTTCGCCGACTTCACCCCCGCCCATGTCGAGCATGTCGCCGTCTGGCTGGCCGAGGTCTTCTCGGGGCCCGCGGAGTTCACGGCGGAGCTGGGCGGGCACCAGGCCCTGCTCCGCGCCCACCTCGGGCTCTCCATCACCGAGGAACAGCGGCTGCGCTGGATGGAGCTGATGACCGCGGCGGTGGAGAAGGAACTGCCCGACGACCCGACGCTGCGCCGCCGGGTGGTGGAGTACTTCGACTGGGGGACCCGGATCGCCAAGGACGTCTCGGCCTCGGAGCCGGGGACGGATCTGGGCGATCCCGGCCCCACCCCGCGCTGGGGGTGGAACGGTCTCGCCTGACGGTCAGGCGGCGGCGTGGA harbors:
- a CDS encoding group II truncated hemoglobin; the protein is MTAEHENTLYEAVGGADALRRLSDTFYESVLADPLLAPVFADFTPAHVEHVAVWLAEVFSGPAEFTAELGGHQALLRAHLGLSITEEQRLRWMELMTAAVEKELPDDPTLRRRVVEYFDWGTRIAKDVSASEPGTDLGDPGPTPRWGWNGLA
- a CDS encoding GNAT family N-acetyltransferase; this translates as MSAAAAAAAADDDDAARVRHARAEDLERVAELAAEHAAYEKATPPAPGLADRLARLLFGPEPPRLRCLVAELPDGRLVGYSTCAPELSTWEGTEYLHMDCLYLAETERGLGLGPLFIAALRAEARALGLTEIQWQTPTWNEGAIRFYDRLGATAKQKLRYSLPVGPGTFGPA